ACAGGTGCGCAAAGCGGTCCCCGGTAAGAAACCGGCTCCAAAGCAGCCGACAGTTCAGGAAGATCAATCAAACTGGAATAAATCTGAACTTGAGACAGCGCGCAAACTCCTTGAACGGGAAGCCGCCGAACTTGTTGCTGAAATTGCACAGGCTGATGAAAAATTCCAAGATTTGATATTTGAAAGTGGCGAAGGCGCTGGCGATGATCAGGCCGATGCTGGCACCAAAACATTCGAACGAGAACAAGAGATTTCGTTACTTGCAAATAAGCGCGACTTACTTGATCAGACCTATCATGCTTTGGAGCGGATTGCAGCTGGCACCTACGGTAGATGTGAAAATTGTGGCAACCCAATCGGCAAATTGCGACTACTTGAAGCAAATCCACGGGCC
This genomic stretch from Actinomycetota bacterium harbors:
- a CDS encoding TraR/DksA family transcriptional regulator; this translates as MRKAVPGKKPAPKQPTVQEDQSNWNKSELETARKLLEREAAELVAEIAQADEKFQDLIFESGEGAGDDQADAGTKTFEREQEISLLANKRDLLDQTYHALERIAAGTYGRCENCGNPIGKLRLLEANPRATLCMPCRQKQDRS